A genomic segment from Leptolyngbya boryana PCC 6306 encodes:
- a CDS encoding putative bifunctional diguanylate cyclase/phosphodiesterase, whose amino-acid sequence MVQVLSIALVATLAGTGATLYALHRLLAPVILTSATLQNYLSTQTLPKLPIEFSDEVGTLMANTSKTLHQLDELIHYISYYDDLTGLPNRNLFCDRFAQTQAQNNPQLIAVLVVGIDDFMEMSHAWKPETSRMLLRAIAQRLISCITHPNILAHLNDDEFAIALLEISSFESVIHLSQLLRSTLMKPFPIEGHLIHLTASVGISINSVTAYDTEQFLQQAHMALHTAQQQGRGQYQFYSPEISAQLQERLALENELYGAIERGEMCVYYQPLIDLQTQQVIALEALVRWQHPTRGLVSPAKFIPIAESNDLIQSLGEWVLRTACAQTRAWQLAGLHPVRISVNLSARQFEQPNLVDIVKQILEETELAAPYLELEVTESALMVDIEQSIEILGQLRDLGIVLALDDFGTGYSSLNYLTRFPVNMLKIDRSFVQDIMSNPNSAAVTDAIIALSQSLCLTVTAEGIETQEQLDYLQSRGCHEAQGFYFSRPAPAAMITEMLKNKSQKILTV is encoded by the coding sequence ATGGTGCAAGTTCTGTCTATTGCATTAGTCGCAACTCTGGCAGGAACAGGAGCTACACTTTATGCGCTACATCGCCTCCTCGCGCCAGTCATTTTGACCTCTGCTACCTTGCAGAACTATCTGAGCACGCAAACATTACCGAAACTGCCCATAGAATTTAGCGACGAGGTAGGCACATTAATGGCGAACACCTCAAAAACGCTGCATCAGTTGGATGAGTTGATTCACTACATTAGTTACTATGATGACCTGACTGGCTTGCCCAATCGCAATTTATTCTGCGATCGCTTCGCTCAAACTCAAGCTCAGAATAACCCGCAACTGATTGCGGTGCTCGTGGTGGGAATTGATGATTTTATGGAGATGAGCCATGCTTGGAAACCTGAAACCTCAAGAATGCTATTGAGAGCGATCGCTCAGCGTTTAATCTCCTGCATCACTCATCCCAATATTCTGGCTCACTTGAATGACGATGAATTTGCTATTGCCTTATTAGAAATCTCTTCGTTTGAGAGTGTCATTCATCTCTCGCAATTGCTGCGGAGCACGCTGATGAAACCCTTTCCCATCGAAGGTCATCTCATTCATCTCACTGCGAGTGTTGGAATCAGCATCAATAGTGTCACTGCTTATGATACTGAGCAATTTTTACAACAAGCTCATATGGCGCTGCATACCGCTCAGCAGCAGGGACGAGGGCAATACCAGTTCTACTCCCCAGAAATTTCGGCTCAGTTGCAGGAACGACTAGCGTTAGAAAACGAACTATATGGGGCAATTGAGCGCGGCGAAATGTGCGTTTACTACCAACCTTTAATCGATTTGCAGACTCAGCAAGTGATTGCGTTGGAAGCATTAGTCCGTTGGCAGCATCCCACACGAGGGTTAGTTTCTCCAGCAAAGTTTATTCCCATCGCTGAGTCCAATGATTTGATTCAGTCCCTGGGCGAATGGGTGCTGCGAACAGCATGTGCTCAGACTCGGGCTTGGCAACTAGCTGGACTCCACCCGGTGCGGATATCGGTAAACTTATCAGCTCGACAGTTTGAGCAACCGAATCTTGTAGACATCGTCAAACAGATTTTGGAGGAAACCGAATTGGCAGCGCCTTATCTAGAATTGGAAGTGACTGAAAGCGCGTTGATGGTCGATATTGAGCAGTCGATTGAGATCCTAGGACAATTGCGAGACTTGGGCATTGTGCTGGCGCTCGATGACTTTGGCACAGGTTATTCTTCCTTGAATTACTTGACGCGGTTCCCGGTGAACATGCTGAAAATTGATCGCTCCTTCGTGCAAGACATCATGTCCAATCCTAATAGCGCAGCCGTAACGGATGCCATCATTGCTCTTTCCCAAAGCTTATGCCTGACTGTTACAGCCGAAGGCATAGAAACGCAAGAACAACTGGATTATCTGCAAAGTCGGGGTTGCCATGAAGCACAGGGGTTCTACTTTAGTCGCCCTGCCCCTGCGGCGATGATCACCGAAATGCTCAAAAACAAGTCTCAGAAGATCTTAACTGTTTAG
- a CDS encoding Fic family protein has protein sequence MNKDLFVDGAPGRLWEISVEGRKDWAFIPEPLPSEWQVSTELWGLLVQAREELARLDGVGRYMPNYNLLLRPLQRREALRSSSLEGTYATPQQLLLFEIEPREPKSANDPVNSWQEVWNYNRALELALSLLEKKPLSLNLIRGIHHTLLSGVRGSQRDPGNFRRSQVHIGSDRRFIPPPPNEVMPCLDTLEKYIHQEKSLEPLISCFMVHYQFETIHPFLDGNGRVGRLVLSLMIYEQCKLSRPWLYLSAFFDKYKDEYINLLFQVSTKGNWNDWIAFCLRGTIEQSKDALNRFDRLLKLRSQYMELLNHTGGNIRLSRLVDHLFESPAITVSQFSDMCGIQYNTARADIYRLVNANILVESDIVARPKIYFAPDILDIAYGA, from the coding sequence ATGAACAAAGATCTCTTTGTAGACGGTGCACCCGGAAGGCTTTGGGAAATTTCAGTAGAGGGTAGGAAAGACTGGGCATTCATTCCTGAGCCATTGCCAAGTGAATGGCAAGTCTCCACTGAGCTTTGGGGCTTGCTAGTTCAGGCGCGAGAGGAGCTGGCAAGGCTAGATGGAGTAGGTCGGTACATGCCAAATTACAATTTGCTCTTGCGCCCATTACAGCGACGAGAAGCATTGCGTTCATCCAGCCTAGAAGGAACCTACGCTACACCTCAGCAACTCTTGCTGTTTGAGATTGAACCTAGAGAGCCAAAATCCGCTAATGACCCCGTTAATTCTTGGCAGGAGGTTTGGAACTACAACAGAGCACTGGAGCTTGCTTTAAGTCTTTTAGAGAAAAAACCCCTTAGCCTAAATCTGATTCGGGGAATACATCATACACTTTTATCAGGAGTTCGCGGATCTCAAAGAGATCCAGGCAATTTTCGTCGTTCTCAAGTCCATATCGGCTCAGACAGAAGATTTATTCCACCGCCGCCAAACGAGGTTATGCCCTGCTTAGACACCCTGGAGAAATATATTCATCAGGAAAAAAGTCTTGAGCCTTTAATCTCGTGCTTCATGGTCCATTATCAGTTTGAAACAATTCATCCGTTTCTCGATGGTAATGGTCGGGTAGGTAGACTTGTGCTGTCATTAATGATTTATGAGCAATGTAAACTTAGTAGACCTTGGTTGTATTTGAGTGCTTTTTTCGATAAGTACAAAGATGAGTACATCAATCTCTTGTTTCAGGTAAGCACGAAAGGTAACTGGAACGACTGGATTGCCTTTTGCCTGCGTGGAACGATCGAGCAATCAAAAGATGCACTAAACCGCTTCGATAGGCTCCTTAAATTACGTAGTCAATACATGGAGTTGCTCAACCACACCGGAGGAAACATTCGACTCAGCCGCCTTGTTGACCATCTGTTCGAGTCACCAGCTATCACAGTCTCGCAATTTTCGGACATGTGTGGAATACAATACAACACTGCACGCGCCGACATATATCGCCTAGTAAATGCAAACATTCTTGTTGAGTCTGACATTGTCGCACGTCCTAAAATCTACTTTGCCCCAGACATATTAGATATTGCTTATGGGGCATAA